In the Ochrobactrum sp. Marseille-Q0166 genome, one interval contains:
- a CDS encoding pyocin knob domain-containing protein: MAVLPDYVSGTITLANGSTNVTGSGTAFQLAAFKSGDTLQIQNLTAVIASVNSDTSLTLTSPWTGTTLTNAVYRARYLPDGARVTAQTTTLIELLGNGNLQSIAGLTGAADKGIYFTGAGTVDTFNLTSYARTLLGRSSGSQVYSDLGTVPEAQIPERIRAAQTNAVTDCNSVQSSGWSYAGGTALNKPTSNVGMLLTLFQISGYGTQIFFDRSNGADTYRRVCNNNVWTNWLRLSANDFTQGFNGDNGWCRLPNDLIIQWGRPIVTLNTGSAGTIVLPTTFPNNHFTHVLSNGDWGVANARAGTFVTFSKANNNIGFACNGVPANGTVRVNFWAVGN, translated from the coding sequence ATGGCTGTATTGCCTGATTATGTCAGTGGCACCATTACACTCGCCAATGGCTCAACAAATGTGACCGGATCAGGGACGGCGTTTCAACTCGCAGCTTTCAAGTCTGGTGACACACTTCAAATCCAGAACCTGACCGCTGTCATTGCGAGTGTCAACAGTGATACATCGCTGACACTGACCTCGCCGTGGACAGGAACAACGCTGACCAACGCAGTCTACCGCGCTCGCTATCTGCCAGACGGTGCGCGTGTGACTGCGCAGACAACCACACTGATTGAACTTTTGGGCAACGGCAATCTTCAATCCATCGCGGGTCTGACAGGTGCCGCCGACAAAGGAATTTATTTCACTGGTGCCGGAACGGTTGATACGTTTAATCTGACTTCATACGCAAGGACGTTGCTAGGAAGGTCGTCCGGCTCTCAGGTCTATAGTGATTTGGGAACTGTTCCAGAAGCGCAAATTCCCGAAAGAATTAGAGCCGCTCAAACAAACGCTGTTACCGATTGTAATTCTGTGCAGTCTAGTGGATGGTCTTACGCTGGAGGAACTGCGCTAAATAAACCAACATCAAATGTTGGTATGTTGTTAACTTTGTTTCAGATTTCCGGTTACGGAACACAAATTTTCTTCGATCGTTCAAATGGTGCGGACACATACAGAAGGGTGTGCAATAATAATGTTTGGACGAATTGGTTACGTTTATCAGCAAACGACTTCACGCAAGGATTTAACGGTGATAACGGTTGGTGTCGATTACCTAACGATTTAATAATCCAATGGGGTAGACCTATAGTAACCTTAAACACTGGTAGTGCCGGAACAATAGTTTTACCGACTACTTTTCCTAACAATCACTTTACACATGTATTATCAAACGGTGATTGGGGCGTTGCAAACGCTAGAGCAGGAACATTTGTGACATTTAGCAAAGCAAACAATAATATAGGTTTTGCATGTAACGGGGTTCCTGCAAATGGAACTGTGAGAGTGAATTTTTGGGCGGTAGGAAATTAA
- a CDS encoding chitinase — MNKTTFFAYARRAPFGGRLSQAQVDGTSAILAEAERRNLPDEQISYILATVFHETGGKMQPVVENLNYTSAAQIRKTWPKRFSSIAAAQPYVKNPQALANKVYGGRMGNNDVNDGWTYRGRGLPQITGKDNYKKFGIADAPEKALELATAIRILFEGMVLGKFTGRKLSDYFGDGKADPEGARVIVNGTDKATLIAGYYRNFLDSLTAAREMKAAAPDDAKPDDVPLLKDKTVQTIVAAGGGTFVTGLIGAVSNPWAFLTVALIVVALGGGFWLWHTGRLELKRVAA; from the coding sequence ATGAACAAAACAACGTTCTTCGCGTATGCGAGGCGCGCGCCTTTTGGCGGCCGTTTGAGCCAGGCTCAGGTTGATGGCACATCGGCTATCTTGGCCGAAGCCGAGCGCCGTAATTTGCCCGACGAGCAAATCTCTTATATTCTGGCGACCGTCTTTCATGAGACCGGCGGCAAGATGCAGCCTGTTGTCGAGAATCTGAATTACACAAGTGCGGCCCAAATTCGGAAAACATGGCCGAAGCGCTTTTCGTCCATCGCAGCAGCCCAGCCTTATGTTAAGAACCCGCAAGCCCTTGCTAACAAGGTCTACGGCGGTCGCATGGGGAACAACGATGTCAACGACGGCTGGACCTATCGCGGACGTGGTCTGCCTCAGATCACCGGCAAGGATAATTACAAGAAATTCGGCATTGCTGATGCACCTGAGAAAGCGCTGGAGCTAGCCACGGCAATCCGCATCCTCTTTGAAGGCATGGTGTTGGGCAAGTTCACCGGCCGCAAACTGAGTGACTATTTTGGCGATGGCAAAGCAGATCCAGAAGGCGCGCGAGTCATCGTCAACGGAACCGATAAGGCCACGCTTATCGCTGGGTATTATCGCAACTTCCTCGACAGTCTGACCGCTGCGCGCGAAATGAAAGCCGCTGCTCCTGATGACGCCAAGCCAGACGACGTGCCTTTGCTCAAGGACAAGACGGTGCAGACCATTGTTGCAGCCGGCGGCGGTACGTTTGTGACCGGCCTTATTGGTGCGGTTTCAAATCCGTGGGCATTTCTGACTGTAGCCTTAATCGTGGTGGCATTGGGTGGCGGCTTTTGGCTCTGGCATACAGGCAGGCTGGAACTGAAGAGGGTGGCGGCGTGA
- a CDS encoding cold-shock protein — translation MSTGTVKWFDSTKGFGFIQPDNGGLHAFVHISAVERAGMRELIEGQKIGYDLERDSKSGRMSAGNLQAA, via the coding sequence ATGAGCACTGGCACAGTTAAATGGTTCGATTCCACCAAGGGATTCGGCTTTATTCAGCCTGATAATGGCGGCCTCCATGCGTTTGTTCACATATCTGCTGTCGAGCGCGCCGGAATGCGCGAACTCATCGAAGGCCAGAAAATCGGCTACGATCTGGAACGCGACAGCAAGTCGGGCAGGATGTCGGCTGGCAACCTCCAGGCTGCATAA
- a CDS encoding oxidoreductase, whose protein sequence is MLSKQELSRRVAAYQQHGTITKAAAACGVKKSAFHDSIKRAAELGLMGPKETLPGYAIKSLTETPNGTYMRQTKEAGPVYEATAGLAVKGKTTLVNSEGRIVTQHIIERADADQLRAAITAMVEALKEDLPRVSIMPAPKGCREDLLNQFTITDNHFGMMSWREETGSDYDLRIAEQLLLDWFSAAVAQAPDAHTAILAQLGDLMHHDALESVTPAHKHVLDADSRLQKVIRIVIRTIRRIIDMLLQKHERVHVVMASGNHDPASSAWLREMLAVMYENEPRITVDNSPSLYYAFEWGSTMLAYHHGHKRGVANIEGTIAGMFRGMFGRSLQAYVHIGHRHSDDARKGTLMYVEQHETLAAPDAYAAGGGWLSGRSAKRITYSKQFGEVGRDILRPEMVAGKYQAANDNAASERRVA, encoded by the coding sequence ATGCTCTCAAAACAAGAACTATCCCGCCGTGTTGCTGCGTATCAGCAGCACGGCACTATAACAAAGGCCGCTGCGGCTTGTGGCGTCAAGAAGTCTGCTTTTCACGACAGCATCAAACGCGCGGCTGAGCTTGGCTTGATGGGCCCGAAAGAAACGCTGCCGGGCTATGCAATCAAAAGCCTGACCGAGACGCCTAACGGCACATACATGCGCCAGACGAAAGAGGCTGGCCCTGTTTATGAGGCGACTGCCGGTCTGGCGGTGAAAGGCAAGACGACTCTCGTAAACAGCGAAGGTCGGATCGTTACGCAGCACATCATAGAGCGTGCGGACGCCGACCAACTGCGAGCCGCAATCACGGCCATGGTTGAAGCGCTTAAAGAGGATTTGCCCCGTGTTTCGATCATGCCGGCACCGAAGGGATGTCGCGAGGATCTGTTGAATCAGTTCACAATCACTGACAACCATTTCGGAATGATGTCGTGGCGCGAAGAGACTGGCAGCGATTACGATCTGCGGATTGCCGAGCAGCTATTGCTGGATTGGTTCTCTGCCGCTGTAGCGCAAGCGCCTGACGCTCACACCGCAATTCTGGCGCAGCTCGGCGACCTTATGCATCACGATGCGCTTGAAAGCGTCACGCCCGCCCACAAGCATGTCCTGGACGCCGACAGCAGGCTTCAAAAAGTCATTCGTATTGTGATCCGCACAATCAGGCGCATCATTGATATGCTGTTGCAGAAGCACGAGCGCGTTCATGTCGTGATGGCTTCGGGCAATCACGACCCGGCCTCATCTGCATGGCTGCGCGAAATGCTGGCCGTTATGTATGAAAACGAGCCGCGCATCACTGTCGATAATTCACCGTCACTCTATTACGCATTCGAGTGGGGCAGCACGATGCTTGCCTATCATCACGGGCACAAGCGAGGTGTCGCAAATATCGAGGGCACGATTGCTGGCATGTTCCGTGGGATGTTTGGACGTTCGCTACAAGCTTATGTGCATATCGGACACAGACACAGCGACGACGCAAGAAAAGGTACTCTGATGTACGTCGAGCAGCATGAAACGCTGGCGGCACCAGACGCTTATGCAGCTGGCGGCGGCTGGCTGTCGGGCAGATCAGCGAAGCGGATTACCTACAGCAAGCAATTCGGCGAAGTCGGCCGCGACATTCTTCGGCCCGAGATGGTCGCAGGAAAATATCAGGCTGCGAATGACAATGCGGCAAGCGAGAGGAGGGTGGCTTGA
- a CDS encoding ferritin-like domain-containing protein — protein sequence MPTSKEKTLDDLFYDTLKDIYYAERKIVKALPKMARAAVAPELKTAFEKHKEQTQEHIERLQQVFELLGKRAQGKTCDAIEGIIAEGEEIIDEFKGTKALDAGLISSAQAVEHYEITRYGTLKRWAIELGHKDIAKLLDATLQEEGQTDHDLTKLAETKINLKAA from the coding sequence ATGCCAACTTCCAAGGAAAAAACCCTCGACGATCTGTTCTACGACACGCTCAAGGACATTTATTACGCCGAGCGAAAAATCGTTAAAGCGTTACCAAAGATGGCAAGGGCGGCTGTAGCGCCTGAACTCAAAACAGCATTCGAAAAACATAAGGAACAAACTCAGGAGCACATTGAACGGCTTCAGCAGGTGTTTGAACTTCTCGGCAAGCGCGCTCAGGGAAAAACCTGCGATGCAATTGAGGGGATTATCGCCGAGGGCGAAGAAATTATCGACGAATTCAAGGGTACAAAAGCGCTTGACGCCGGGCTCATATCGTCCGCACAGGCTGTCGAACATTACGAAATTACACGATACGGCACGCTCAAGCGCTGGGCCATTGAACTAGGTCATAAAGATATAGCTAAGCTTCTCGATGCAACACTCCAGGAAGAGGGTCAAACCGATCATGATTTGACCAAACTGGCAGAAACCAAAATTAATTTGAAGGCTGCCTAA
- a CDS encoding SOS response-associated peptidase: MCNLYNLTTTHEAMRRLFPKFGDVTNRVDPQLDVYPDYPAPVLRNIADGEHELSHLRWGMPTPPMYVKGEADSGVTNIRNLTSPHWRRWQGIESRCVVPATSFSEYGQEPDPKTKRKPLHWFALNEEKPLFAFAGIWTTWKGVRKKKEGLVEVDIFGFLTSEPNAVVKPVHPKAMPVILRTTEEIDTWLSAPWDEAKKMQKPLPDTDLIDLTPSNDNDGQPKLF; this comes from the coding sequence ATGTGCAATCTTTATAATTTAACCACCACACATGAGGCTATGCGCCGTCTTTTCCCAAAGTTTGGCGATGTGACGAATCGCGTTGATCCTCAATTGGATGTGTACCCAGATTATCCCGCTCCTGTGCTGCGAAATATAGCAGACGGTGAGCACGAGCTTTCGCATCTTCGCTGGGGAATGCCTACGCCGCCAATGTACGTTAAGGGCGAAGCCGACAGCGGCGTGACAAACATACGCAACCTCACCTCTCCTCATTGGCGGCGCTGGCAGGGCATTGAAAGTCGCTGCGTTGTGCCCGCCACTTCATTCTCAGAATACGGGCAAGAACCCGACCCAAAGACAAAACGCAAACCATTACACTGGTTCGCTCTGAACGAGGAAAAGCCGCTCTTTGCCTTCGCTGGCATTTGGACGACTTGGAAAGGTGTGCGGAAGAAGAAGGAAGGCCTAGTTGAAGTTGATATATTCGGCTTCCTGACAAGCGAGCCCAATGCCGTGGTCAAGCCGGTCCATCCCAAGGCGATGCCAGTAATCCTGCGCACGACAGAGGAAATCGATACCTGGTTAAGTGCGCCATGGGATGAAGCCAAGAAAATGCAGAAGCCATTGCCTGACACTGACTTGATCGATCTAACGCCAAGCAATGACAATGACGGCCAGCCTAAGCTGTTTTAG
- a CDS encoding DUF808 domain-containing protein, with protein sequence MSGLLALLDDVAAISKIAAASVDDISANAMKAGSKTIGVLIDDAAVTPNYVVGIAAARELPMIGRIALGSLRNKALLIPALLALDYFLPVAITVLLMIGGAYLCFEGAEKVWHKFFLTEEHDGHSKSEENDPTALEEKRVAGAIKTDLILSAEIMTLALSMIETDSIWIELATLICVGIIITVMVYGVVAFIVKIDDFGVFLARKGYFYVTRVFGRWIVKGVPKLLALLTVIGTAAMLWVGGNIFIHGLHELGIHQPFAWISSFSTILAGQVTLSLRSATSWLVTAFADGVFGFILGSLITACLLKIITPIWKPVSRKA encoded by the coding sequence ATGAGTGGCTTGTTAGCCCTTCTGGACGACGTGGCAGCAATTTCAAAAATTGCGGCAGCGTCTGTTGATGATATATCCGCTAATGCTATGAAAGCCGGTAGCAAGACCATTGGTGTATTGATCGATGATGCTGCCGTGACGCCGAATTACGTTGTCGGAATAGCCGCGGCGCGTGAACTGCCTATGATTGGAAGAATTGCGCTAGGAAGCTTGCGGAATAAAGCGCTTTTGATACCTGCGCTTTTGGCGCTAGATTATTTCTTACCAGTCGCAATAACGGTGCTACTTATGATCGGTGGCGCTTATCTATGTTTTGAAGGTGCTGAGAAGGTTTGGCACAAGTTTTTTCTGACTGAAGAGCATGATGGACACAGCAAGAGTGAAGAGAATGATCCCACCGCTCTTGAAGAAAAGCGTGTTGCGGGTGCTATAAAAACAGATCTTATTCTTTCAGCGGAAATTATGACTTTAGCTCTTTCTATGATTGAAACAGATTCAATTTGGATAGAGCTGGCTACGCTAATATGTGTAGGTATAATTATTACTGTTATGGTTTATGGAGTTGTTGCATTTATTGTTAAAATTGACGATTTTGGCGTATTCTTAGCAAGAAAAGGATATTTTTATGTTACAAGAGTATTTGGGCGATGGATCGTCAAAGGTGTTCCGAAATTGCTTGCCCTATTGACAGTTATTGGCACTGCAGCTATGCTTTGGGTAGGTGGTAATATATTTATTCATGGTTTGCATGAGCTTGGCATTCACCAGCCGTTTGCTTGGATTTCATCTTTTTCCACGATTTTAGCAGGTCAAGTAACATTGAGCCTTCGTAGTGCAACGAGCTGGCTGGTAACAGCATTCGCGGATGGTGTTTTTGGCTTCATTCTGGGATCGCTAATTACAGCCTGCTTATTAAAAATTATTACGCCAATTTGGAAACCGGTCAGTAGAAAAGCATGA
- a CDS encoding LysR substrate-binding domain-containing protein, translating to MVSPFWEVGNLSVFEAVGRLENLTLAARELGMTQPAVSYQIKRIEDQLGVALFARRARGVELLPDGRILLEAVRHGLEGIDEAMQQILRKKRTPGLRIATDYGFAAFWLMPRVAQFRSKHPDVDVRITASSMLQPLDNKESDIAILFGAREDFPKNSIPFIPEAVTPVCSPAFLRQHGPFPNGKGLKSSALLHLDTLQGDRWYTWQSWLNKINEEIDDRNYGLIFNTYNLVLEAAIANQGIALGWSGLIDGAIKRGQLVPACDITITSTKGYWLVWNPETFDHVQTLCMELLNESI from the coding sequence CAGTGTATTCGAAGCTGTCGGCAGATTAGAAAATTTAACTCTTGCCGCGCGTGAACTGGGAATGACTCAACCTGCTGTCAGCTATCAAATAAAGCGTATAGAAGATCAATTAGGTGTTGCGTTATTTGCGCGCCGTGCAAGAGGCGTCGAACTTTTACCAGACGGCCGTATACTTTTAGAAGCTGTACGACATGGACTTGAGGGTATCGACGAAGCGATGCAGCAAATCTTGCGTAAAAAGCGAACACCCGGTCTTCGCATTGCAACCGATTACGGTTTCGCAGCGTTTTGGCTGATGCCGAGGGTAGCGCAATTCCGCTCTAAACATCCAGATGTGGATGTTCGTATTACCGCATCGTCCATGCTCCAGCCTTTAGATAACAAAGAATCTGATATTGCGATTTTGTTTGGCGCTCGCGAAGATTTTCCCAAAAATTCCATCCCATTTATTCCAGAGGCAGTTACTCCTGTCTGCTCTCCAGCATTTCTCCGCCAACATGGTCCATTTCCCAACGGAAAAGGACTTAAATCATCGGCGCTCTTGCATCTCGACACATTGCAAGGTGATCGGTGGTATACGTGGCAAAGCTGGCTTAACAAGATCAACGAAGAAATCGACGACAGAAACTACGGACTGATCTTTAACACTTATAACTTGGTTCTGGAGGCGGCCATCGCAAATCAAGGAATAGCGCTTGGCTGGTCAGGTCTTATTGACGGCGCCATCAAACGAGGCCAATTGGTTCCTGCATGTGATATTACCATTACTAGCACTAAGGGCTATTGGCTCGTGTGGAACCCCGAAACTTTTGATCATGTACAAACTTTGTGCATGGAATTGCTCAACGAGAGTATCTAA